GAGATCGAGGCGAACCTCGCCTTCGGTGCTCCTTCGAGTACCTGCGGTGCTGCGGCTGGTACGGGACCTTCGAAGGCGCTGGCGTACCAGGGGTCATCCGGTCGCTCCGCCAGCTGTACGTCGTACGCCGGCTGGGCGTTCACGTGGTCAAGCGTGGTGTGCATGACCAGTACGTCGGACTGCTCCGGCCGCGCCTCCATCCAGCCGCAGGCGCGGATCGCCTCTTCGTACGGGCTGCCGACCCGGATCAGGGCCTGTGCCGGTAGATCGTGCTTGGCGTAGAAGTCCACTGACTGCTTCAGCGCCTCTGCCACCGGCACGCCAGGGTCTCCGGCGGGCAGGAGCGAGTTACCACGGCCGGTCCAGCCTGCTGAGGCCCGCAGTAACCAGTGACCCACGTACGCCGTTTCGACCGCCGGACGGCCCAGCGCGGTGGTCAGGAACAACTGCTCGACATCCACCGGGCGGAGCGGCATTTCCGGAATGGTCTTGGCCGCTGTCACGTCGCCCAGTGGGATGCCGTGGACAGTACCGTCGGCGTGCCGGACACTCAGGGCGTGGTTGTCGCAGGCGGCCAGGACGCCGATCAGATCGGTCAACCCACCCGGAATCCGGTGCCGGACGACAACACGGTGGCCGATATCACGGGTACCAAGGCCTGACACGATCCGGACTCCTGGCAAAGTGGGCGACGTACTACCGTGATACTAGAGACACCGTGCATCACCGCATCGCAGCACCCCGAACTCGACGCTGCGCTTGCCTGCCATAGGAGGAGTAGCAGTGACCTACGTCATCGCGCAGCCGTGTGTTGACCTGAAGGACCTCGCTTGTGTCGAGGAGTGCCCCGTCGACTGTATCTACGAGGGCAACCGGATGCTGTACATCCACCCGGACGAGTGCGTCGACTGCGGGGCGTGCGAGCCGGTCTGCCCGGTCGAGGCGATCTACTACGAGGACGACACCCCGGAGCAGTGGAAGGACTACTACACCGCGAACGTCGACTTCTTCAACGACCTCGGCTCCCCGGGCGGCGCGTCCAAACTCGGCAAGATCGACAAGGACCACCCGTTCATCGCCGCTCTCCCCCCGCAGGAGCACGACGAGTAGTCTTCAGTTACAGCAAGTAACAGGGCGTCCCGGGATGGGGCGCCCTGTACTTATTGCTCGAGTACGTCTACGTGGACGTGATCGAGGTGCCGGAGGATTTTCGGGTCGCCGGAGCGTTCCGGGGGCGTGTAGTCCCGCCACCCGCTGTCCGACTTGTTCCCCGCCGTCCAGATCTTGTCACTGAAGATCACCGTCTGGATCTTCAGCAGATCGGCCCGCGCGACCAGGTACTGCGCGATCGCCCACCCTTTGGTCGTGTTCGGCGCCGAGATAGGCCGCACGAACACATCGACGGCCCGCCCCTCGTAGTGCGCCGACCCCTCCATATGCCCGGTACTCACCCCACCAGGCTGATACCCACCGGTGGTCAACTTCCCGAACGTACGCGCCAGATCCTTCCGCACCGCGTCCGCCCGCGGCGTCAGCCCGTCCGCGCCCACTACCTGCGTCGGCACCGAATCCGTGTTCACCGTGCAGCTGAACACGCTCTCCGACTGCCCGGTCAGCGCCGACGCCAGCACCCGCGCGTCCGCCTCGTGATCGGCGTACGCGTTCGGGAACGCACTCCGCTGAACCCGATCGGCCGCGACCGTGATCGACAGCTTCTGGTAGTTCTTGATCTTCACCAGCGCGTCGTAGAACTTCCCGGCCGCGTAGTGCGGGTCGCGCACCTGCGCCGCCGTACCCCAGCCCTGTGACGGCCGCTGCTGGAACAGCCCGAGCGAGTCCCGGTCGCCGTGCGCCAGGTTCCGCAGGCCGGACTCCTGGTACGCGGTGGCGAGCGCGATCGTCGCCGCCCGGGCCGGCAGCCCGCGGCGGACCGCGACGCCGGCGATGATCGCCGCGGACTCGGCCTGCTCGAAGTCGAGCACCACCTGCTGCCCGCCCACGGTCGCGCTGCACTGCTCCCGCGGCTGCAGGATCGAGCCGACATGCTTGCTGCCGAGCCAGGCGATCCCCGCTCCGACGGCAATACTCAGCGCGCCGATGGCTCCGACGGCCACCAGCACACCACGCTTCATCGGCATACCGCTCCCAACGTTCGGAGGCGGGGGACAGGTTCCGGTTCGCTGATCACGAACTGGTTGACGTGCGTTGCCTCACATTGGTTGGCTCAGCCGGGCCGGTACTGCCTCGTGCTGGCCTCGTCCTCGGCCGGTCTCAGGCGTTCGCGTGCAGGGCCTCGTTGAGGGTGATCCCGCCGCCGGTCCGCGGCCGGGCCTCGACCGCGCCGGTGACCGAGTTCCGGAGGAAGAGCAGCCCCGGCTGACCGGACAGGTCGCGGGCCTTCACCACGGTGCCGTCCGGGAGCGTCACCTTGGTGCCGGCGGTGACGTACAGTCCGGCCTCGACCACGCAGTCGTCGCCGAGCGAGATCCCGGTCCCGCCGTTGGCGCCGAGCAGGCAGCGCTTGCCGATCGAGATCACCTGCTTGCCGCCGCCGGACAGCGTGCCCATGATCGACGCGCCAGCGCCGATGTCACTGCCGTCGTCGACCACGACACCGGCCACGATCCGGCCCTCGACCATCGAGGTACCGAGCGTGCCGGCGTTGAAGTTCACGAACCCCTCGTGCATCACCGTGGTGCCTTCGGCCAGGTGCGCGCCCAGCCGGACCCGGTCCGCGTCGCCGATCCGGACCCCACTCGGTACGACGTAATCCGTCATCCGGGGGAACTTGTCGACGCTCGTCACCGAAAGGTGCTGGCCCGCGGCGCGCGCCCGGAGCCGTACCTGCTCAATCTGCTCGACCGGGACCGGCCCGAGCGACGTCCAGGCGTTGTTGGGCAGCGCGCCGAAGATGCCGTCCAGGTTCACACCGTGCGGCTGAACGAGTCGATGCGACAGGAGGTGCAGCCGCAGGTACGCGTCCGCTACGCCGGCCGGTGCATCCGCTAGGACCAGTTCGGTCACTACTACCTCGCGGCGTACCTGCCGGAGGTCGTCGGTGCCCTCCGCCGCGACCAGCTCGGTCGGCGCCTTGGCGTCCGCTACCCGCGCGCCTAGCTCGGGCGCCGGGTACCAGACATCAAGTACGTCCCCAGCAGCAGTAACAGTCGCAAGTCCGAATCCCCAGGCCCGCGCGGCGTTCTCCGTCATGCCCCTACCCTAATTCGCTCGCCCACTGGGACTGACAACCGCCCGCTTGCTGGTCGTTTTATTCGCTCCGAGGTGCCGGGGAGAGCGTGGTGTACTGGCCGGATGCTTGCCGACTGGGTGCCGAGTGACGTGGTGGTGGCGGTGCTGGGGGCGCCGGAGGCTGATGAGGTGCACACCGAGTTGCTGCGGCAGTGGGGGTCGTCGGAGGTTTGGCGGTTGTCGTACGGCTTGCGGAGCGTGGTGGTGAAGCGGGGGAGTGACGCGCAGGCGGGGGAGCTGGGGGCGTACGAGCGGTTCGTACTGCCGCTGGGGTTGCCGGCGCCGGAGGTGCTGTACGGCGCGGGTGACGTGCTCGTACTTGCCGATGTGGGTCGGGTGACCCTGGAGCAGGAACCTACTGCCGAGGGGTTCGTGGCGGCGGCGGAGCTGGTCGCGCGCCTCCGCGAGAAGACACTGGACGAGCCGACCGACTTCCCACCGGAACGGGTTGAGGAACTGGCCGCACGAATCGAACGAGCCGGGCAAGGCGGGTCGGCTGCTCCGAGCAGGACGGGCGAGGGGAGCTGCTCAGGCCGGGCGAGCGGATCGGCTGAGCGGGGTGGGGCGGCTCGGTTGGGTGGGGTTGAGGTTAGGCGGTTGGTGCGGGCGGTGGAGCGGGTGCATCGGGATGCGGGGGTGGGGGTGGTGCATGGGGACTTCGTGCCGAAGAATCTGGTGTCGGACGGGACCCGGTGGTCGGTAGTGGATTGGCCGGTGGCGTACGCGGCGCCGCACCTCGGTGACCTGTACACGCTGGTCCGCGAAGCGGTTGCCCTCGGCTACGACCGCGGTCCGATCGTCGCCCGGTACGTGGAGGTGTCCGGCGCCGACCCGTTCCTCGTCGACCGGCAGTTGCTCGTCGGCGGCGCCTGCTTCTGCCTCCTCGCCCTGACCTTCGTCGTCGAGGAAGGCATCCGCACGATCCCCGGCTCGGAAGCCTGGATCGCCCCGCTGCACTCCGAACTCACCGACCTGATCGAACAGCTCTCATGAACCTCCTCGTCCTCGGCGGCACGAAGAACCTCGGCCGCCACGTCGTCGAGGCCGCCCTCGCCGCCGGTCACGAGCTCACGCTCTTCAACCGCGGCCGCACCAATCCGGAGCTCTTCCCGGGCGTACGCCGCCTGATCGGCGAACGCGCCGCGCCGGACGTACTCGC
The genomic region above belongs to Kribbella solani and contains:
- a CDS encoding GNAT family N-acetyltransferase gives rise to the protein MSGLGTRDIGHRVVVRHRIPGGLTDLIGVLAACDNHALSVRHADGTVHGIPLGDVTAAKTIPEMPLRPVDVEQLFLTTALGRPAVETAYVGHWLLRASAGWTGRGNSLLPAGDPGVPVAEALKQSVDFYAKHDLPAQALIRVGSPYEEAIRACGWMEARPEQSDVLVMHTTLDHVNAQPAYDVQLAERPDDPWYASAFEGPVPAAAPQVLEGAPKARFASISLDGQVAAVARGAMTGHWLGVDTVRVATDFRRRGLGTAIVQGLARWAGALGGRRTYLEVLQDNTAALTTYTRLGYQEAYRYRYLTNR
- the dapD gene encoding 2,3,4,5-tetrahydropyridine-2,6-dicarboxylate N-succinyltransferase, coding for MTENAARAWGFGLATVTAAGDVLDVWYPAPELGARVADAKAPTELVAAEGTDDLRQVRREVVVTELVLADAPAGVADAYLRLHLLSHRLVQPHGVNLDGIFGALPNNAWTSLGPVPVEQIEQVRLRARAAGQHLSVTSVDKFPRMTDYVVPSGVRIGDADRVRLGAHLAEGTTVMHEGFVNFNAGTLGTSMVEGRIVAGVVVDDGSDIGAGASIMGTLSGGGKQVISIGKRCLLGANGGTGISLGDDCVVEAGLYVTAGTKVTLPDGTVVKARDLSGQPGLLFLRNSVTGAVEARPRTGGGITLNEALHANA
- the fdxA gene encoding ferredoxin, with the protein product MTYVIAQPCVDLKDLACVEECPVDCIYEGNRMLYIHPDECVDCGACEPVCPVEAIYYEDDTPEQWKDYYTANVDFFNDLGSPGGASKLGKIDKDHPFIAALPPQEHDE
- a CDS encoding phosphotransferase, with the translated sequence MLADWVPSDVVVAVLGAPEADEVHTELLRQWGSSEVWRLSYGLRSVVVKRGSDAQAGELGAYERFVLPLGLPAPEVLYGAGDVLVLADVGRVTLEQEPTAEGFVAAAELVARLREKTLDEPTDFPPERVEELAARIERAGQGGSAAPSRTGEGSCSGRASGSAERGGAARLGGVEVRRLVRAVERVHRDAGVGVVHGDFVPKNLVSDGTRWSVVDWPVAYAAPHLGDLYTLVREAVALGYDRGPIVARYVEVSGADPFLVDRQLLVGGACFCLLALTFVVEEGIRTIPGSEAWIAPLHSELTDLIEQLS